The genomic segment TCGTCATGCTGTTGGTAGCCCTGACTGCGGGCGCGAGCATTGAAATCGTCAACCAGCGTGCGCAGGCTTTTCCCGTCCGGCGCCGTAACCTCGGGATCGACACCGTGCGCGAGGAACCAGCGCGCCATCTCCCACTGGCCCTCGTAGGCGGCACTCATCAACGCCGTCCAGCCTCGCCGATCGGCACGCGCCGCGCGCTTGTTCACATCAGCGCCATGCGCCAACAGCAACTCGGCTTTGGCGACGGTCATGTTCACGCTGAACAACGCGGGCTGGTCATCGGCCCAGTCGCGCGCGTTGGCGTCGGCGCCGTGGCTCAGGGCCGTCTCCAGCAGGACGTTCTGATGATCGCCGGCATTGCTGGCAATTGTCGCCGCCCAGTCGCCGCCTGATTCTACGGCATCGGCGGCATACGGGACACCGTTGTCCAGCAGACCGCGAACGATGGCGACATCCGCTGGCCTGGCGTACATCCCCATGGCCTTGTGGACGGCGTGACCCAGGAGCGTGCGGCCATACTTGTCGCGCGCAGAACAATCGAGCTCGGCACCGCGCACCAGCGCCATCACCTTGACGGGGTCGCCGCGATCGATGGCGCGGGCGATACGGGTGATGGCGGAACTCTGAAACGCACCCTGGCCGCGTCGGGCGATGGCCCGCATGCCCTTGCGTAGCGTGCCGCGCGCCAACATGCCGAGCATGACCAGAAATGGCAGAGTCGCAAGCAGCGAACCGGCGACAATCGTGGCACGCGAGTGCGTCAGTGTGCCCCACAACAACGTACCGCCAATCAGCAGCACAACCGGCGCGAGCACGGCGCCAAACGCCGTACCAAGTCCGCGCCCAGCCGCATCGTCACCCACGTTGCGCGAGGTGAGCAGCCCGATCACGAACAGGAGCTCGACGGCAACACAGCCCCAACCGATGATCAGAAGCGTGCGAACGGGCATGTCGTCAAGACTCACGGCACGATCGTCGCGCTCTTGTCCATCAGCTGCCGCGCAAAATACGTGTACCCCAGTGCCGTGGTATGCGCCTGCTGCTCGGCGTTGGCGCCCGCGCCGTGGCCGCCTTCAATCACCTCGTAAAACAGATACGGCAACCCAAGGTCGGCCATCTTCGCGGCAAACTTGCGCGCGTGCTGCGGCCCCACCCGGTCGTCCTTCGTGGTGGTCCAGATGAACGGCGTGGGGTACTTCACGCCCGCCTTGAGATTCTGCAGCGGCGAGATGCCAGCCAGAAACGCGCGCTCGGCGGGAATGGACACACTGCCGTACTCGCCGACCCACGACGCGCCGGCGGCAATCTGCTCATAGCGCATCATGTCCAGCAGTGGCACCGCGATTTGTACCGCATTCCACAGCTCCGGATGCTGGTTCATCTCGACGCCCATCAGCAAACCGCCGTTCGATCCACCCACGATGCCAAGTCGCCGGGGACTGGTGATCTTGCGCGCGATCAGGTCCTGCCCCACGGCGGCAAAGTCGTCGTAGATCACCTGCCGTTTGGTCTTGAGCCCCGCCTCATGCCACGCCGGACCAAACTCGCCGCCGCCGCGAATGTTGGCCACGACATACACGCCGCCTTGCTCAACCCACAGCTTGCCGGCGTTCGCATCGTAGTGCGGCGTAAGCGACACTTCAAAGCCGCCGTACGCAGTGAGAATGGTGGGGTTCGAGCCGTCCAGCTTCATCCCCTTGGGGTGCGTGATGAAGTACGGCACCTTCGTGCCATCCTTCGACGTCGCTTCATACTGCTCCACCACACTGCGTGACGCGTCGAACCGCGGTGCCAGCGTCTTCACCTGCACCGCCGATGACTGCGCGGCATCGGCCAGCCACACGCTGTTGGGGGTCAGGTAACCGGCCACGCTGATGAACGCGCGATCGCTGCGGATGTCGGCGCTTCCGATATCGGTGGCCACATTGTCGGGGAGCGTCATGGCAGAATGCGTCCACGTGCCCTGAGGGGTGCGCGTGAACACCATCACACGACCCTTCACATTCTGCGTGACGCCAACCAGCAATCGCGTGCGCGTCGCCGAGGCACCATCCACCGATTCACGCGGCCCCGGCTCGTAAATCGCCACCGGTGACAGCGCAGTCGGCGTTTTCATGGCATTGGCCACATCGAATGAAGCCAGTGAACCAGCGCGGATGGTGGTCGCGCCCGCTGTCCACGCTTCCGACAGTCGGACCACCGCCTGGCCGTCGACAAGATCCACCGGTGACGCCTTCGCGGGCATGTTCAACCGCGCCACATCTTTCGCGCGCACCACGTAGTGCTCGGACTCGAAGAAGCTGACACCGCGACGAATGAAGCTCACGCGATGGCCGGCCCCGTCCACCGCCGTGAACGGACTCACGCTGACGTCTTTCGGGACACCACGGAAAATCTCGAGGGCGCTGGACAGCGATTGTCCGCGCGCCAGGCGCTTCACGATGTACGGGTAGCCCGACGCAGTCACTTCGCCCGTCTTCCATTCCCGCGATACCAGCAGCGTGTCACGTCCCATCCACGCCACGTCCTGCTTGCCCTTGGGAAGGGAGAAACCGTTCTTCACGAAGGTGCGCGTGGCAACATCAAACTCGCGCACCGTCACCGCGTCTTCACCGCCGTCAGAGAGCATCAACAGGCACCGTGTCTCGGCGGGGCGCACACAATCGGCGCCGTGCCACACCCAATTCGCTTTTTCCGTTTTCGCCAGTGCATCGAGATCCAACACCGTGGTCCATACCGGCGACGCGGTGCGGTAGCTCTCCAGTGTGGTCTTGCGCCAGATGCCGCGCACATGCGCCGCGTCCTGCCAGAAGTTGTACAGCGCACCGGCCATGAACGACGCGTTGGGGATGCGATCTTTCGCCTGCGCCATGGTGAGCGCGGATTTGTAGATGCCGGCAAAGCGCTGGTCTTTTTCCAGCACGCCGGCTGACTTGGCGTTTTCTGCCTTCACCCACGCCATGGCCCGGTCGCCGCTGACGTCTTCCAGCCAGCGATACGGGTCGGCAGCGGTGTCGGGGCGGGTGGGCTGCGCGGCGGACACGCGCGCCACGGCGCACGCGCAGAAAACGAACAGGGCAAGTCGACGCATGACGAATCCGGGAGGGGGAGACCGGAATCTACCGCGAGTCCAGTGTCGTTGCCGGCCCGCCCTACCTGATGCGAAGCGAAATCGTGAGCCGCTGCGTCGTCACCCGACCGCCGTTGAACCGCAACACGTCGGTGGGCGCAGCGATCACCCCGCCGCTGCTGGGAGAAGCCACAACGGTCACATCGTCACTGCCGCAGGCAAACGGACAGGGCGCGCACGACCCCCCGGCACCACAGGTCATGCTCAGGGCGTAGCGAATCTCGTAGCCGGCGCTGCGCACCTTGAACCCGATGCTTGGTGTCCATTCCATCCAGTGCTCGTGCTGCACCCGACTCGAATCGCGCACCTGATCGGTCTGACCAAGCCGGTACCGGATGGAATACACACCCAGTCCGAACTGAAAACCGAAGTGCGTGGCCGAATCGGTGGGCGGCGCCATGTGCTCAAACCCGAATCGCATGAGCGAGTTCGAGAACTGGAATTCATTGTCCACCGTGTGCCCGCCCTGCGGAATCCGCGCGCCGCGCACCGTCACCGTATCACGGGCCGCCTCGGCCCATGTCGTGCTGAACATCGGCTCCATGATCACGTCAAATCCGAAGGTGGCGTTGCGAAACGCGCGCGACATGCCGACACCGGCGTTGTAGGCCCACGTGTGCCCCGGATCCCGCGGCACGGTGATGACGTTGTTGATTTGATAGTCGGGAATCTTGGGATGTGAGAGTCGATTCACCGTGCCCAGCACACCCAGTTTCCACCCCTCCACGCCGACGGGCCGGGAATACTCGCTGTGCGCGCCCCACATGGAGGTGTAGTCGCGGTTGTGCTCACTGCGTTCGGCAACGTCGGTGAAGGTGTTTGGCGGCGCGAAACGCCTGAAGCCCGGCCAGTGCACATCGTGGGTCATGTCGAATCGACTGCGCAGGATCATCGCCTCGAAGTTCCGCCCCTCGCCCCATTCTCTGGTGAGGCCCACTCGCATGTCTGACGCCGAGCCGTTCTGCAGAATACGATCACTGCCGGAGTACAGCTGGTCGACGCCCTGCTCGGCCTCGAGCGTCGCGACATACGCCGACGCCGACGGCAAATCCCTTGTCGAGCGCGCGCGCGATCACGCCGGTGACATATTGATTGGACGCCGTGCGTTCGCTGAGCGGCGCATTCCACGTTAGTTGGGTGCGGTCCAGTTGCTGCATGGCAAACAGGCCGCCATACGCCCACTTCCCGCTGGAGCCGATGCCACTGATTGGGAGCGTGCGCCCGCCGCCACGCGCATCAGACTGATTGTGGAAATACGGCGCGACCGACAGCATCCCGGCTTTGAGCCGCATGGCCTTGGCAGGATTCACAAACGGGTCCAGCAGCGCATCATCCAGCGCGATCCGCACGCCACCCATCGCCGCCCGATCGGACGGGATGATGTCGAACTGTTGGCCCATCTGGACCGGAACGGTGCGCGGAGAGATTGTCTGTGCCGCCAATTCGCCGACAACGCCGACGTTGGTCACCAGCGACAGGGCGACGAGGACGACTGCGAAGGAATGGGAGTCGCGAATACGGTGCCAACGAAGCTGACGCATTGAATGTCTCCCGCCTGTTCAGTGTAGACCGACAATACCACGGTACGCAGTGGCGTCGCTCGTTGCTTATACCCTAAGAAACCTCGGAAGCGGGTTTGGAGTCACCTCGGACACCGTCGTCCGAAATCCGCCGACTTCGCCCGAACAGTCGCGCGTCGCCAAGCGTTTGCGCGGTGGCCTCGAATTCCGGCATCGGCCCTCGCCACCGCAAGGCTTCGACCTCTCCAAATAGCGGTGCGTCAATGCGCAGCGTGGCCAACTGCTTGAACAACAACGCGTCGTGCTGATGCGCGCCGAGAATATCGGGCGCGAACGACTCGATCGGGCCGTGCCGCATGAGCAGTCGCGCCGCCGTTTTCGCACCGATGCCCGGGATTCCGGGATATCCATCGGCTGAGTCGCCAACCAACGCCAGGTAGTCCGGGATCAACATGGGAGGAACACCGAATTTCTCCAGGACACCGGCTTCATCGCGCACGTTTCCGCTCTTGCGATCGACTTGCACCACCCGCGTGCCGCGCACGCACTGGGAGAGATCCTTGTCCGGCGTCCAGATGTTCACGCGCTCCACGCGCGGGTCCAGCGCGGCCAGGTGTGCCGCCGAGGCGAGTGCATCGTCCGCTTCCAATTCCACCATGGGCCAGACCGCGACGCCCATGGCGCCGAGTGCGTCTTCCAGTGGATGGAGTTGCGCCCACAGCGCCGGGTCGATGCCCTCGCCCGTCTTGTACCCCGGCCACAGGTCATTGCGGAACGACTCGATGATGTGGTCGGTCGCGACACCGATATGTGTCGCACCGGTCTCGAGCATTTGCAGCACCGTATTGAGCACACCACGCGCGGCGCCAACCTGTGAGTCTTCGCCCTGGGCTCCTCGTCGGAGGCCGTAGAAATGGCGGTAGAGCTCGTACGTCCCGTCTATGAGATGGACGATCATGGTCGCTTGAGGATGGGATCGGCCCGCACGTCCACCATACTGCTGGCCCGTGCGGAGCCCACGCCAACCTCGATGCTGTATCGCCCGGCCCGCGCATCATCGAGCACTCCCGTCGCCCGCTCCGCCTGCAGATCCCACACCAGCGTGTTCACGCCTGCCATCACCGGCGCTTGCCACTGCCGTACCACGCGACCGGTTGAATCACTGACGCTCACGTTCGCCG from the Gemmatimonadaceae bacterium genome contains:
- a CDS encoding ankyrin repeat domain-containing protein, yielding MPVRTLLIIGWGCVAVELLFVIGLLTSRNVGDDAAGRGLGTAFGAVLAPVVLLIGGTLLWGTLTHSRATIVAGSLLATLPFLVMLGMLARGTLRKGMRAIARRGQGAFQSSAITRIARAIDRGDPVKVMALVRGAELDCSARDKYGRTLLGHAVHKAMGMYARPADVAIVRGLLDNGVPYAADAVESGGDWAATIASNAGDHQNVLLETALSHGADANARDWADDQPALFSVNMTVAKAELLLAHGADVNKRAARADRRGWTALMSAAYEGQWEMARWFLAHGVDPEVTAPDGKSLRTLVDDFNARARSQGYQQHDEATSLLQAIGAG
- a CDS encoding flap endonuclease is translated as MIVHLIDGTYELYRHFYGLRRGAQGEDSQVGAARGVLNTVLQMLETGATHIGVATDHIIESFRNDLWPGYKTGEGIDPALWAQLHPLEDALGAMGVAVWPMVELEADDALASAAHLAALDPRVERVNIWTPDKDLSQCVRGTRVVQVDRKSGNVRDEAGVLEKFGVPPMLIPDYLALVGDSADGYPGIPGIGAKTAARLLMRHGPIESFAPDILGAHQHDALLFKQLATLRIDAPLFGEVEALRWRGPMPEFEATAQTLGDARLFGRSRRISDDGVRGDSKPASEVS
- a CDS encoding S9 family peptidase — protein: MRRLALFVFCACAVARVSAAQPTRPDTAADPYRWLEDVSGDRAMAWVKAENAKSAGVLEKDQRFAGIYKSALTMAQAKDRIPNASFMAGALYNFWQDAAHVRGIWRKTTLESYRTASPVWTTVLDLDALAKTEKANWVWHGADCVRPAETRCLLMLSDGGEDAVTVREFDVATRTFVKNGFSLPKGKQDVAWMGRDTLLVSREWKTGEVTASGYPYIVKRLARGQSLSSALEIFRGVPKDVSVSPFTAVDGAGHRVSFIRRGVSFFESEHYVVRAKDVARLNMPAKASPVDLVDGQAVVRLSEAWTAGATTIRAGSLASFDVANAMKTPTALSPVAIYEPGPRESVDGASATRTRLLVGVTQNVKGRVMVFTRTPQGTWTHSAMTLPDNVATDIGSADIRSDRAFISVAGYLTPNSVWLADAAQSSAVQVKTLAPRFDASRSVVEQYEATSKDGTKVPYFITHPKGMKLDGSNPTILTAYGGFEVSLTPHYDANAGKLWVEQGGVYVVANIRGGGEFGPAWHEAGLKTKRQVIYDDFAAVGQDLIARKITSPRRLGIVGGSNGGLLMGVEMNQHPELWNAVQIAVPLLDMMRYEQIAAGASWVGEYGSVSIPAERAFLAGISPLQNLKAGVKYPTPFIWTTTKDDRVGPQHARKFAAKMADLGLPYLFYEVIEGGHGAGANAEQQAHTTALGYTYFARQLMDKSATIVP